One stretch of Micromonospora echinospora DNA includes these proteins:
- a CDS encoding PadR family transcriptional regulator encodes MLELAILGLLQEASMHGYELRKELTAKLGAIRAAISYGSLYPTLRRLQAAGWITEAAETPATAEEVPALTSRRGRVVYTITAEGKERFAQLIAQAGPETYDDTGFGVHFAFFARTDQATRLRILEGRRRKIEERREGLRDVLGRAAERLDAYTLELQRHGLDACEREVRWLEELIANERSGRAPADPRTGSADGRRDNDSPPTPGTSRTERP; translated from the coding sequence GTGCTCGAGCTCGCCATCCTCGGCCTCCTGCAGGAGGCGTCGATGCACGGCTACGAACTGCGCAAGGAGCTGACCGCCAAGCTCGGCGCCATCCGGGCGGCGATCAGCTACGGCTCGCTCTACCCGACCCTGCGCCGGTTGCAGGCGGCGGGATGGATCACCGAAGCCGCTGAGACACCCGCGACCGCCGAGGAGGTTCCCGCGCTGACCAGCCGACGTGGTCGGGTGGTCTACACCATTACCGCGGAGGGCAAGGAACGCTTCGCCCAGCTGATAGCGCAGGCTGGACCCGAGACGTACGACGACACGGGCTTCGGCGTGCACTTCGCGTTCTTCGCCCGGACCGACCAGGCCACCCGGCTCCGGATCCTGGAAGGTCGTCGTCGCAAGATCGAGGAACGTCGCGAAGGTCTTCGTGACGTGCTCGGCCGGGCAGCCGAGCGACTCGACGCGTACACCCTGGAACTGCAGCGCCACGGGCTCGACGCCTGTGAGCGCGAAGTCCGCTGGCTGGAGGAGCTCATCGCCAACGAGCGCTCCGGCCGGGCCCCGGCCGACCCGCGAACCGGGTCGGCCGACGGCCGACGAGACAACGACAGCCCGCCCACGCCTGGAACGTCCAGGACAGAGCGGCCGTGA
- a CDS encoding SigE family RNA polymerase sigma factor, with product MAEVDGEFTAFVNERGAALLRVAYALAGSQHAAEDLLQNALAKAYVRWPRIHGDAEPYVKRILYHDQVSGWRRRARRAEVPVAELPERPAAGDDSDLRLLVRDALRALPPRQRAVLTLRYLEDLSVEQTAALLGCRPGTVASQSAKALARLRKLVPGLDGLTNRTEVTR from the coding sequence GTGGCAGAGGTCGACGGGGAGTTCACCGCGTTCGTCAACGAGCGGGGAGCGGCCCTGCTGCGGGTCGCGTACGCGCTGGCCGGCAGCCAGCACGCGGCGGAGGATCTGCTGCAGAACGCGCTGGCCAAGGCGTACGTCCGGTGGCCCCGGATCCACGGCGACGCGGAGCCGTACGTGAAGCGGATCCTCTACCACGACCAGGTCTCCGGCTGGCGGCGACGGGCGCGGCGTGCGGAGGTGCCGGTAGCCGAACTGCCGGAGCGACCGGCCGCCGGCGACGACAGCGACCTCCGGCTGCTGGTGCGGGACGCGCTGCGGGCGCTGCCGCCGCGCCAGCGCGCCGTGCTCACCCTGCGCTACCTGGAGGACCTGAGCGTCGAGCAGACGGCCGCGCTGCTCGGCTGCCGGCCCGGCACCGTGGCCAGCCAGAGCGCCAAGGCGCTGGCCCGTCTCCGGAAGCTGGTGCCGGGGCTCGACGGACTGACGAACCGGACGGAGGTGACCCGATGA
- a CDS encoding inositol-3-phosphate synthase: protein MGSVRVAIVGVGNCASSLVQGVEYYRNADPNDRVPGLMHVTFGDYHVSDVKFVAAFDVDAKKVGMDLAEAIVASENNTIKLCDVPPTGVTVQRGPTFDGLGQYYREIVEESDAKPVDVAQALRDAQVDVVVSYLPVGSEEADKFYAQAAIDAGCAFVNALPVFIASDPEWAKKFTDAGLPIVGDDIKSQVGATIVHRALAKLFEDRGVELLRTYQLNFGGNMDFMNMLERTRLVSKKISKTQSVTSQIPHEMSKSDVHIGPSDHVPWLDDRKWAYIRLEGRSFGDTPLNAELKLEVWDSPNSAGVIIDAVRAAKIALDRKIGGPILSASSYFMKSPPEQYADHDAHAAVEAFIAGEIER, encoded by the coding sequence ATGGGCTCCGTCCGCGTCGCCATCGTCGGTGTGGGTAACTGCGCCTCGTCCCTGGTCCAGGGCGTGGAGTACTACCGGAACGCCGACCCGAACGACCGCGTCCCGGGTCTCATGCACGTCACCTTCGGCGACTACCACGTATCCGACGTGAAGTTCGTCGCGGCGTTCGACGTGGACGCCAAGAAGGTGGGCATGGACCTCGCGGAGGCGATCGTCGCCAGCGAGAACAACACGATCAAGCTGTGTGACGTGCCGCCGACCGGCGTCACCGTGCAGCGCGGCCCGACCTTCGACGGTCTCGGCCAGTACTACCGCGAGATCGTCGAGGAGTCGGACGCCAAGCCGGTCGACGTGGCGCAGGCGCTGCGCGACGCCCAGGTCGACGTGGTCGTCTCCTACCTCCCGGTGGGCTCCGAGGAGGCCGACAAGTTCTACGCCCAGGCCGCGATCGACGCCGGCTGCGCGTTCGTGAACGCCCTGCCGGTCTTCATCGCCTCCGACCCGGAGTGGGCGAAGAAGTTCACCGACGCCGGCCTGCCGATCGTCGGCGACGACATCAAGAGCCAGGTCGGCGCCACGATCGTGCACCGCGCCCTGGCGAAGCTCTTCGAGGACCGCGGGGTCGAGCTGCTGCGCACGTACCAGCTCAACTTCGGCGGCAACATGGACTTCATGAACATGCTGGAGCGCACCCGCCTGGTCTCGAAGAAGATCTCGAAGACCCAGTCGGTGACCTCCCAGATCCCGCACGAGATGAGCAAGAGCGACGTGCACATCGGCCCGTCCGACCACGTGCCGTGGCTGGACGACCGCAAGTGGGCGTACATCCGCCTGGAGGGCCGCTCCTTCGGCGACACCCCGCTCAACGCGGAGCTGAAGCTCGAGGTGTGGGACTCGCCGAACTCGGCCGGTGTCATCATCGACGCCGTCCGGGCCGCGAAGATCGCGCTGGACCGGAAGATCGGTGGCCCGATCCTCTCCGCCTCCTCGTACTTCATGAAGTCCCCGCCGGAGCAGTACGCCGACCACGACGCGCACGCCGCCGTCGAGGCGTTCATCGCCGGCGAGATCGAGCGCTGA
- a CDS encoding methylated-DNA--[protein]-cysteine S-methyltransferase: MRWTVLASPIGEFSIGTDDGAVRGAHFGRVDGATDEPGDEVARLAVAELRAYFAGELTEFTVPVSAPRGSEFERAVWREMTRIPYGETKTYGEVAKAVGDSGGARAVGVACNRNPVPVIVPCHRIVGAGGKLVGFGGGLPRKVTLLELEASVALRRAWS; the protein is encoded by the coding sequence ATGCGCTGGACTGTGCTCGCCTCGCCGATCGGGGAGTTCTCCATCGGCACCGACGACGGCGCGGTGCGCGGCGCGCACTTCGGCCGGGTGGACGGGGCGACCGACGAGCCCGGCGACGAGGTGGCGCGGCTGGCGGTGGCGGAGCTGCGGGCGTACTTCGCAGGTGAGCTGACCGAGTTCACCGTGCCGGTGTCGGCCCCGCGCGGCTCGGAGTTCGAACGCGCGGTCTGGCGGGAGATGACCCGCATCCCGTACGGGGAGACGAAGACCTACGGCGAGGTGGCGAAGGCGGTCGGCGACTCGGGCGGGGCGCGGGCGGTCGGGGTGGCCTGCAACCGCAATCCGGTGCCGGTGATCGTGCCCTGTCACCGGATCGTCGGCGCGGGCGGCAAGCTGGTCGGCTTCGGCGGCGGGCTGCCGCGCAAGGTGACGCTGCTGGAGCTGGAGGCCTCCGTGGCGCTGCGGCGCGCCTGGTCCTGA
- a CDS encoding transglycosylase domain-containing protein: MNYGDPSSSRGRAQIPDPNGDPGSDWSRGGNGWSGSPDGGASARASATPYGSGGRASVGGAAPAPRPASGSASVGRAGSGGRASVPVSPAPGATGRAGAGRASVPVSPAAPAGRAAVGAASVGGRASVGARASVGAAAVGGRARVPGSAGGGPGGPGGPLGPGRGGRGEDPARAKKRRRINMLIAGFAVFIMLAGIGVVSFTWYSTKVVLPEDTIPPLSTTIYDSSGKEPIARIGDQNRQLVTIDQIPEHVQHAVAAAEDRNFYKHSGVDYKGITRAAWNNLTGGDKQGASTITQQYARNAFDNLNQDTYGRKVKEAVLASKLNDKYDKRVIMQHYLNVIYFGRGAYGIQAASQTYFKKNVKDLNVAEAAVLAALIKQPEPSATHKGYDPAINAQAAVDRWNYVINGMITEKWLDAPNTPQHPTEYPKNIQKPSKNSGGGFGIDTPYGNVVNYVSQELREMKLCTDNEAEVTDKKPLCAKALSRGGYKITTTINRKMQEAALDAAQRARKGSELAGQRSNLMAAVVAIDPKTGRVLAYYGGDNGTGTDYAGKNVDNGVVSGGHSPGSSFKIYTLAAALKEGISLKSRWKGSAFTPKDTKFKVSNAGADKVSCGDSCTLELSTLKSLNVPFYYITEKIGPEKVLDMAKQAGVTTMWQTDTNPAKAHDLTKADPKDLAPAPFFHVIGYGQYPITVLDHANGVATFANQGMYHKAHFIRKVEKQNPDTGKWDLVGAEKLKGQQRIEKDVVADVTSVLKQYPGQINKRLDDGRQVAEKTGTWELGDKTTRNGDAWMIGYTPQLATAVWVGNVKDRKPIQYKDGRDISGARMPGDIFKRFMDDALKGKDKEEFPPAANVGKDDTGNGEAPPPPTEPGQPGGPNCDPLGLFCPGGTPGGGTPGGGNQGGTPGGGGLPGGGGRPGGGGGGGGLLPSTPPTRQN; encoded by the coding sequence ATGAACTACGGCGATCCCAGTTCTTCGCGTGGGCGGGCCCAGATCCCGGACCCGAACGGCGACCCCGGTTCCGATTGGAGCCGGGGCGGGAACGGTTGGTCCGGCTCCCCGGACGGCGGCGCCTCGGCGCGCGCCTCCGCGACACCGTACGGCTCGGGCGGCCGGGCCTCGGTCGGCGGCGCTGCTCCGGCACCGCGCCCAGCGTCGGGCTCGGCCTCGGTGGGCCGGGCCGGCTCGGGCGGCCGGGCCTCGGTGCCCGTCTCGCCGGCGCCCGGCGCAACCGGGCGCGCGGGCGCCGGGCGGGCATCGGTTCCGGTCTCCCCGGCCGCTCCGGCCGGACGTGCCGCGGTCGGCGCGGCGAGCGTGGGCGGTCGCGCGAGTGTCGGCGCGCGGGCGAGCGTCGGCGCGGCAGCGGTAGGCGGCCGCGCCCGGGTGCCCGGCTCCGCCGGCGGTGGTCCCGGTGGTCCCGGCGGCCCGCTCGGCCCCGGCCGGGGCGGTCGCGGCGAGGACCCGGCGCGCGCGAAGAAGCGCCGCCGGATCAACATGCTGATCGCCGGCTTCGCCGTGTTCATCATGCTCGCCGGCATCGGCGTGGTGAGCTTCACCTGGTACTCCACCAAGGTGGTGCTCCCGGAGGACACGATCCCGCCGCTGTCCACCACGATCTACGACTCGAGCGGCAAGGAACCCATCGCGCGGATCGGTGACCAGAACCGCCAGCTCGTCACGATCGACCAGATTCCGGAGCACGTCCAGCACGCGGTGGCCGCGGCGGAGGACCGGAATTTCTACAAGCACTCCGGTGTGGACTACAAGGGCATCACCCGGGCCGCGTGGAACAACCTCACCGGCGGCGACAAGCAGGGCGCCTCGACCATCACCCAGCAGTACGCACGCAACGCGTTCGACAACCTGAACCAGGACACGTACGGCCGCAAGGTGAAGGAGGCGGTCCTCGCCTCCAAGCTGAACGACAAGTACGACAAGCGCGTGATCATGCAGCACTACCTGAACGTCATCTACTTCGGCCGGGGCGCCTACGGCATCCAGGCGGCGTCGCAGACGTACTTCAAGAAGAACGTCAAGGACCTGAACGTGGCCGAGGCCGCCGTGCTCGCCGCCCTGATCAAGCAGCCGGAGCCGAGCGCCACGCACAAGGGCTACGACCCGGCGATCAACGCGCAGGCCGCTGTCGACCGGTGGAACTACGTGATCAACGGCATGATCACGGAGAAGTGGCTTGATGCGCCGAACACGCCGCAGCACCCCACCGAGTATCCGAAGAACATCCAGAAGCCGTCGAAGAACAGCGGCGGCGGCTTCGGCATCGACACCCCGTACGGCAACGTCGTCAACTACGTCTCCCAGGAACTGCGCGAGATGAAGCTCTGCACCGACAACGAGGCCGAGGTGACGGACAAGAAGCCGCTGTGCGCCAAGGCGCTGAGCCGCGGCGGCTACAAGATCACCACCACCATCAACCGGAAGATGCAGGAGGCGGCGCTCGACGCGGCCCAGCGGGCCAGGAAGGGCTCCGAACTCGCCGGCCAGCGGTCGAACCTGATGGCCGCCGTGGTGGCGATCGACCCGAAGACCGGGCGCGTGCTCGCCTACTACGGCGGGGACAACGGCACCGGCACCGACTACGCCGGGAAGAACGTGGACAACGGCGTCGTCAGCGGCGGCCACTCGCCGGGTTCGAGCTTCAAGATCTACACGCTCGCCGCGGCGCTGAAGGAAGGCATCTCGCTCAAGTCCCGGTGGAAGGGTTCGGCGTTCACGCCGAAGGACACCAAGTTCAAGGTCAGCAACGCCGGCGCGGACAAGGTCTCCTGCGGTGACTCCTGCACGCTCGAACTGTCGACGCTCAAGTCGCTGAACGTGCCGTTCTACTACATCACCGAGAAGATCGGCCCGGAGAAGGTGCTCGACATGGCCAAGCAGGCCGGCGTCACCACCATGTGGCAGACCGACACCAACCCGGCCAAGGCGCACGACCTGACCAAGGCCGACCCGAAGGACCTGGCGCCGGCGCCGTTCTTCCACGTCATCGGGTACGGCCAGTACCCGATCACCGTGCTCGACCACGCCAACGGCGTCGCCACCTTCGCGAACCAGGGCATGTACCACAAGGCGCACTTCATCCGAAAGGTGGAGAAGCAGAACCCGGACACCGGTAAGTGGGACCTGGTCGGCGCGGAGAAGCTCAAGGGGCAGCAGCGGATCGAGAAGGACGTCGTCGCTGACGTCACCTCCGTGCTGAAGCAGTACCCGGGCCAGATCAACAAGCGGCTCGACGACGGCCGTCAGGTGGCCGAGAAGACCGGCACCTGGGAACTCGGCGACAAGACCACCCGCAACGGCGACGCCTGGATGATCGGCTACACGCCACAACTCGCCACCGCCGTCTGGGTCGGCAACGTCAAGGACCGCAAGCCGATCCAGTACAAGGACGGCCGGGACATCAGCGGCGCCCGGATGCCGGGTGACATCTTCAAGCGCTTCATGGACGACGCGCTCAAGGGCAAGGACAAGGAAGAGTTCCCGCCCGCGGCGAACGTCGGCAAGGACGACACCGGCAACGGCGAGGCACCGCCGCCGCCGACCGAGCCCGGCCAGCCGGGCGGCCCGAACTGCGACCCGCTGGGCCTGTTCTGCCCCGGCGGCACGCCCGGTGGCGGCACCCCCGGTGGCGGCAACCAGGGCGGCACCCCCGGCGGGGGCGGGCTCCCCGGTGGCGGCGGACGCCCCGGCGGTGGTGGCGGCGGTGGCGGGCTGCTACCGAGCACACCACCGACACGACAGAACTGA
- a CDS encoding DUF5318 domain-containing protein — protein sequence MRTQRQVVDYSLQKRAVLRELLAGRIGTYDVCDASPYLKNAARFHGEPTDHRCPICRSENLIHVHYIYGDELKQSAGQARTRAELPVLAMTLREFQVFVVEVCPGCDWNHLVEQFLLGRDGLAGEAEGAEDSVAANGSTPRRRREAQR from the coding sequence ATGCGTACGCAGCGCCAGGTCGTCGACTACTCGCTCCAGAAGCGGGCGGTGCTGCGTGAACTGCTCGCCGGGCGGATCGGCACGTACGACGTCTGCGACGCCTCGCCGTACCTGAAGAACGCTGCTCGCTTCCACGGCGAGCCGACCGATCACCGCTGCCCGATCTGCCGCAGCGAGAACCTGATCCACGTCCACTACATTTACGGTGACGAACTCAAGCAGTCGGCGGGTCAGGCGCGTACCCGGGCCGAGTTGCCCGTCCTGGCCATGACGCTGCGTGAGTTCCAGGTGTTCGTGGTGGAGGTCTGCCCCGGCTGCGACTGGAACCATCTCGTCGAGCAGTTCCTGCTCGGCCGGGATGGTCTCGCGGGCGAGGCGGAGGGCGCGGAGGATTCCGTCGCGGCCAACGGCTCCACCCCTCGGCGAAGGCGAGAGGCGCAACGGTGA
- a CDS encoding TolB family protein — translation MSTSLDETLRTAVHDLADGAAPAPDLASRALCRGHRLRRRRRVGTAAAALVAVVAVALPFVLLRPRPAPPPTAPPVTVDPSPVVRSAPGPDWADRPLVLPGDWVVTGTRAGAGAAGPSYLLDRGRGRYFGNSRYDAVLPAPTGSLVAVWDDDRPRQVGLVDLVGGTTRWYEPGRALGSPSWSPDGRSLLFTSNRVGHPGFVVLSVDGTTRSHAVDTARYPCTDSCFFLWTRDGREVLLQQTDPNGPRSEAVRHPRRGVQFFAADSGRPTRFEPLPGDPAGPWAWSPDGRLVVVQGQQEPLLVEAATGRVVNPLPVADVVWVGDDRLLYRRPYGSRDFVLADTTGRELVRQPLPKDLFLAEVTIAPR, via the coding sequence ATGAGCACGTCGCTGGACGAGACGCTCCGGACGGCCGTACACGATCTCGCCGACGGCGCCGCGCCCGCTCCGGACCTGGCGTCGCGCGCGCTCTGCCGAGGCCACCGGCTGCGCCGCCGCCGGCGCGTGGGCACTGCTGCTGCCGCGCTCGTCGCGGTGGTCGCCGTGGCGCTGCCGTTCGTCCTGCTCCGTCCGCGCCCCGCCCCGCCGCCGACCGCGCCGCCGGTCACCGTCGACCCGTCGCCGGTCGTCCGGTCGGCGCCCGGACCGGACTGGGCGGACCGGCCGCTGGTGCTGCCCGGCGACTGGGTGGTCACCGGCACGCGGGCGGGGGCGGGCGCCGCCGGGCCGTCGTACCTGCTCGACCGGGGACGCGGCCGGTACTTCGGCAACAGCCGCTACGACGCCGTCCTGCCCGCGCCCACCGGTTCGCTGGTGGCGGTCTGGGACGACGACCGGCCCCGGCAGGTCGGCCTCGTCGACCTGGTCGGCGGCACCACCCGCTGGTACGAGCCGGGCCGCGCGCTCGGCTCGCCGAGCTGGTCGCCGGACGGCCGCAGCCTGCTGTTCACCAGTAATCGGGTCGGTCACCCCGGTTTCGTCGTGCTGAGCGTCGACGGCACCACGCGATCCCACGCCGTCGACACCGCCCGCTACCCCTGCACCGACTCGTGCTTCTTCCTCTGGACCCGCGACGGGCGGGAGGTGCTGCTCCAGCAGACCGACCCGAACGGTCCCCGGTCCGAGGCGGTCCGGCACCCCCGGCGGGGCGTCCAGTTCTTCGCCGCCGACAGCGGCCGGCCCACCCGCTTCGAGCCGCTGCCGGGCGACCCGGCCGGGCCGTGGGCCTGGTCACCGGACGGGAGACTGGTGGTGGTGCAGGGGCAGCAGGAGCCGCTGCTCGTGGAGGCGGCGACCGGCCGGGTGGTGAACCCGCTGCCGGTGGCCGACGTCGTCTGGGTCGGCGACGACCGCCTGCTCTACCGGCGGCCGTACGGATCGCGGGACTTCGTGCTCGCCGACACCACCGGCCGCGAACTCGTGCGTCAGCCGTTGCCGAAGGACCTCTTCCTCGCCGAGGTGACGATCGCGCCGCGCTGA